The sequence AGAGTTAAACCTATATGTCGAAGATAAAAATCCATTAGAACTTTTTGATGGTTTTAGTAGGAAGCTAAAGGGACTTACTGTAGTCACTGGGAATTATTTTGAAAAGCTGGTCAGTGCCCTGGAAAACGGTCTATCAGAGGTGCATGGTACATGCAGCAACCATAAAGAAGATGCATCCAGCAAGGAAAAAAATGGCTCAAAAAGACGAACTGATAGCGGACGTATTCGGAATCGGCAATTCGAATGATGGATAGTGGAATTTGCATTgatgttttagttttcttttttttctttttctgatttggtttacATTGATTTTGGAGAATAATATATTATATCACAACAGTTTTAAGCAGATGCTTTCCATTCGGCTTTGGCAAGCTCATTTTCTCAATGAATATAAAGCTTGTTTTCGTTTTGCATTGTTTCACTCGCTTCTGCTGTGCCACATTGCGGAGAAACAAAGTGCACGGCAAACAAGCCGCTAATGCAAGGACTACTTCGAACTAACTAGTTTTAGCTTAAATTTAGTACTTCACACCTAAGCTTTAGCTTAGCTTCATTGTTGCCTTAGCCATAGAGCCGAGCAATCTGTACCTTTATTGTCAATTACCTGATCGATCAATGTAATTGAATAAACAACTCCAACATACTGCTGCACCCTTAAGTGGCCAATGTAGAATTCAGTGACTAGTACAAAACTTCTCTCAAAATTGTAGAGCACACTCTGACTATATATCCAGCGTTGGCACGTCTAGAAACGTAATCACCCAACAGTTATATATATCGAATATAAAAGTATGGGCCGCTTACCCAACCGGACCACGTGTCCTCTGAGTAGGTTCGGATCAAACTCCAAATTTATTTGGTCAGCATGCTTTGATGATGGGTGCAACATAAATGGTTTGGATTACAAATGGTCCACGGTTGATTGCTGACAAGGTTTCATTAGCTTATAAGCCGGACGTGCCCATTTTTCGCCCATAACCctaattaaccattaaacttgaGCCGATAATTAGACTAAGTCCTATGGGTTAGATTAGCTGAAAAgtgttgcagttcaaaaaaataagtgttgtctatttgttaacactagttctctcttaGTAAGGGCTAGCAATAGACTTAGCCTTAGGGCAACGGTGGTGTATTAAGGCCAAAAACAATTTCTTATTCCAGATTCCATAAATTATATTTCCTTATTTGGATGCGTTTCGGTAAGCTAAGGGACCATCGTGGAAAAGTGGAATTTCAAGAACACTAACGAGGGTGAAAACGTGACATGGATATTGGCTCATTCTAAGCCTTGTCCAAATTGCAAACGGCCCATTGAGAAAAATCAAGGCTGTAATCATATGAATTGCTCAATGTGCAAATTTAGCTTTTGCTGGATATGTCTTAAGTCATTAAGAGATCATTATGCTTGTAATGGTTATGACAATGATGATGGAAACACCGATACCGATAAAATAAGAAAGATGGCTAAAGAATCCATAGCGAAATATACCCATTACTACGAAAGATGGGCAGACAACCATTCGTCAAGAGTCAAAGCagttgaagacttgaagaaagtGCAATCAGTGCATAATCAAATACTTAGCAAACAAGGTAAAACTCAGTTAGAGCTGCAGTGCATTACAGATGCCTGGAAACAGATCATCGAATGTAGACGTGTTTTAAAGTGGACCTACGCATATGGATATTACTTGCCCGAATATGAGAAGACCAAGAAACGGTTGTTTGAGTTCCTGCAAGGTCAGGCTGAGAATGAATTAGAAAGACTTCATGGATGTGGAGAAAAGGAATTACAACCATACCTCGACCCAATAAATCCATTAGAGGATTTCAATGATTTCCGTAAAAAGATAGACAGACTCACTAAAGACACCAAGAATCACTTTGAAAACCTGGTTCGTGGCTTGGAAAACGGTTTGTCAGAGGTAGATTGCGAAAGGGAAAGAGCGATAGAAGAGTATAAGAGGGAGGGCCGGAAGTACGGGTTCTATAATTCAGATGATGAGGATGAGGCACGaactattgatagacacatttttgtgtctgatataatctcaattgtatatattgttagtgctcgattttgtatttattttggcttttaatgtctttgtaggtgtttttggaaaaataagattttgcggtgaaattggctcgaaaagtgtttttctgcgttcatgggaggacatttgctattcggaccctcactttgaaTAAAGagtaacccaattactaaggggcatcccatttccaggcaggtgctaatcacacccctactctggataaggggcgaccatcttctacattgGAATtataagttttggcgggaaatatcttgACAGTTTCTGGCTGATTTAAGGTTCTTGAtatgaaggagtttgaggtcgattaaacctctgattttcataggatatactcattatgggtctaggaatctgatatgggtgttgaaatcgattagactgggctcaaagacggatttttatcacaacagaaaatatggaaagtcacgtgtgtgacctgttttagggaattttagagagattaaagtgttgtaaaccttcccaaatatttgtatctatctaaggaagagtttagaataaaaaggaaagcttagaaacgcgtagaaattttaaaacaagaaattgccgcaactttgccgtgaagagaaggaaagagattttggaagatttgggagagatttaatcggtatttttgatataaatagattgtttgggtcatatagaaggggtgtcgagagtttaggGACCTGATgggagccagagaagaagaaatcatagttttataaaactctgtttctgctgctgctgaagaggaagtacacgaagaacattgacgcacaagcaactgtcgttgttcaacagcagaagataagtaacgtttatatacaacaataatcattgttcctctttgtaccagagatctgtaacacttttacgctgttgcaaatcagctgctttacacctttcactcttttaatcaacttttgagcaacaaacatgtatttgagcaagtgattaatatgaggagctaaaccccattgctgaggcgatagaggaagctatttttccaacaaaaagtggtatattcttatttatttatttatcgcaattatttttatgattgtttttacttgagtgaaaaatgtttgaatgattcttgttaagcaattgttatttcttttgatagagcatgcttggacctaggtttttgatgttctatgcttcggatttacacttgttattttgagaatctacttgttgcaatagtttagaatcaaattgaacgaaaaaattgcatgaatataaatattggattaaatcactttgaatatgGAAAATAttggaatcttagccttagtgttcttttaatattgatatcaactttgattgagtttgctataatttttagtgagttttctattttaatattagaatttaagtctaattgatatccttcacaagtctgagaatcgaaccacttttaccactatctacaaatcacatcaatttttggcgccgctgccagggacttgtttttagggttttagatttattttattattattattattttttttttttttNNNNNNNNNNNNNNNNNNNNNNNNNNNNNNNNNNNNNNNNNNNNNNNNNNNNNNNNNNNNNNNNNNNNNNNNNNNNNNNNNNNNNNNNNNNNNNNNNNNNNNNNNNNNNNNNNNNNNNNNNNNNNNNNNNNNNNNNNNNNNNNNNNNNNNNNNNNNNNNNNNNNtttttttttattattttattttattatttttgtccttttttatgttttttggtatttatcttgtgtctacaggttctggatcataaagaaaattgagccaaagagttcgatgatttcataaagacttggagctaaagattaaagaaaaaagaacagaaaagaagacaattttattttagacaattttagtttagggtttgtttattttcttttaaaaaaaaaatgtattagggtttattatttttgtaatttctctttactttttttggacttttggactttgggacattattttttttgttttttttattaccctacggaagggtactttaaatataaactgtttgcagagaaggaggacaattacgatattgtctctgcaccttgggttcgtacactagacatcggagtcagtggcccgagtcgactacaaccgattcatcccccgtctggaacgggaggtaagattctaaacactcgcgaatcccctgtcatcgagttactggactccttcgtatgcatatatgttgaggactgaatatggacatttatttttctagtaaagggaaaggcctggccatacaagataagggttcggatttcatcaccgttctcttcttgccctctttaggaacacgtaaactacgcgaacctaagcctgaaattttgactagaacgagaccgatagggtaacgagcttaacaggaaagtcattcgaaaaatattggttactcttttaagcatacttcgaagttcttgacggtttctgtaagttgaatgcgtgactgcgccgccttgtaataccgttgaggccttgggtatcaaagctccaccgagtttccctcgcctctattcaacttacgttaactcagattgattccagaggggtttgcttaaattgtaacgaattcccgttcgaaggattagaagctggtctagaaacaatctaagtggagccatcatgctttttgtttgctagaaatcaataggtttgatttggttgagtcggccttgatctgtgtttgcttacccttccaatttagaaaattctattgtatgcctgaacgtaaaagacacgcactaggtagatttgttaaagagaaacctagtagttcgaagcgtctcgattaccttaatctagaaagtccgacttttgaagagtctgtttttgaacgtcctttgactgaggagagaatccctgttactccgatagcgccagaaatggcaactttgaaagctttgttgaatccaactagaaCTACtcttccttcgtgtattaagttagctgaaacggaggcaccctatgaactgaaacctgggactttacagatgctcccaatctttttaaggaaagaaaatgaaaacccttattaccatgttagggattttgaggaaatttgtagtactctaagaattagaggcttagatgatgatgctttgaaacttaggttattcacATTTTTCCTAAAAGATAAGGACAaatcgtggctgtatagtttggagtccgagtcaattgagacatatgaacaacttacatctgcctttttcaataagtttttccctaggcacaaaacatcgtctattaggacgcaaatatgcacattttcacaacaagtgggagaatctttatataggtatttggaaaggttcaatgatttattatcccagtgtcctcatcatggtttagaaaaggttaggctagttaagatcctttatgagggtttagattattccacaacgaccatggttgagtctctatgcactggtggatttgaaaaccaaactgttgatgcggcgatggaattttttaatgaaatcgccgaaaaaaccaagcaatgggaaaatagggtagaaggaggctatgaatcagatgctaaaattgttgctatagcaaaaaggttagaagccttagaagtgggccaaactagtggtagagtggagccttgttgggaaggccagaatattgaagagcaagccaatgctatttataataacactagatttgataaccgtcaaaagattgacccatattcagaaacctatgatcctggttggagaaaccattcgAACCTTTCGTGgcctaagggccaaagtcaaggtcattttagtaattctaatgctcccccaggttttggctatactaagaatccttcaggactagctcagtttcagaatcagtcagataagaaaatcctaagtttagaggaatctctcgccttgttaaatcagcaaactgcaaaatttcagttatccgtataacagagtctacaagctagttacaggataggacaagaaaatagtcaggctatttccgagttaaaaacccaggttggtatgataagtgattctttgagagaaaaaggtaagtttcctagtcaaacacaacccaaccctagagaagttcatgaattaggtgcaaaaccatcgaattaattgaatgctgttagaacccttaggagtggtagagttgtagacaataaggtaaccatgcccgatagtgaacatactgtagttcacccctcataATCAAACCTCTCAGGActagtagctgaagagactgataaagtttctgatgatgtgaattcggttcctgaaaggtctgattttatgcctagagccccatttactcagctattagtaccaacaaagaaggaatcgaacttcaatgacatagtggaggtttttaagcaagttaccataaaccttcctttattagatgcaattaggaaaattcctgcttatgtcaagttccttaaggataagtgtacgcgaaagcgaaaacttagcgtccataagaaagcctttttagctagttacgtaagttcaatcattcagaacaccacaactccaaagtacaaagacccaggttctcctaccattccttgcacaataggtaacttccgggtagaaaaagctttacttgacttaggagcgagtgtgaacttactgccattccatgtatacttacagctaggacttggtgaaatgaaacctactcagatgacactgcagttagttgatagatctgttaaaatccctcgaggtgttatcgaggatgttcttatttaggtcgacaagtttatttatcaagtggatttcgtggtcctagatacccaacctgtccctgacccagggAACCAGATACTTGTGATTTTAGGtcacccatttttagctacatctaatgcgatcattaactgtcgaaatggtgtgatgagtttatcttttggtaatatgactatgaagatgaacatttttaatgtcagtaagcaacctcatgagctagatgacacatgtgttgaagaggtgaacatgatagaagccttagttcaggagtcattaccaaacattttgtatgaagacccattagaaagttgtctatcccgttttggtttagattttgacgacgatagcactattaaacaggtgaatgctctattagattctacccctgtgttagacactgatagatggaaagctaggttcgaaccgttaccagtttctgagactaccctaattccttctttagaagggcccccaaagttggaccttaaaccactacccgatactctaaagtatgtgtttttaggcccatctgagactttacctgtgattgtagcttccgatttggataatgatcaggaaagtagactagtaaatgtacttcaagacaataaagaAGCTTTAgtgtggactatagcagacattaagggtataagtcctactgtgtgtatgcatcagattcatttagaggaggactccaaaccttctagggatatgaaatgtcgactaaaccctaacatgaaagaggtagttcgaaaagaggtgtttaagttgttagatgcgggtattatttacccaatttcagacagtaagtgggtcatccctgttcaggttgtccccaagaaatcaggtatcactgtagtccagaatgataataatgaattaatcccaacctgagtgaccacgggatggcgtgtgtgtattgactataggaaattgaacaaggtcacaaggaaggatcactttccccttccttttatcgaccaaattctagagcgattagctggacatagtcactattgattcttagatggctactctggttataatcagatcgttattgccccaaaagaccaagagaaaaccacttttacctgtgcctttggtacctttgcgtatagacgcatgccttatCTGTtgaagtattgtccggaccagattattaggagatgtgtatctgagagtgaccagtctagtattatctccttttgtcatgaacatgcatgtgggggtcattttagttctAAGatgactgctgctaagattttgcagtgtggattttactggccttcgttgtttaaagattcccatagtcattgtgtttcttgcgagcgttgccagaagttaggaaccatttcccgcagaaatatgatgcctttgaactctattttagtgattgaggtctttgatgtgtggggcattgattttatgggtccatttcctatttcgtttggttatctttacatacttgtcactGTAGACtacgtgtctaagtgggttgaggcggttccgtgtaaaacgaatgaccacagggtcgtagtccagtttttgaaagagaatatacttacacgttttggtacgccgcgatctataattagtgatggaggttcacacttttgtactagaccgttttctcttttaatgaaacaatacggtattacccataaagtagcaatcccatatcaccctcagactagtggtcggTTAGAGgtatccaatagggaaattagacgtattctagagaaaaaagttaatccaaacaggaaagactggtcgtcgaggcttactgatgccttatgggattaccgtactgcgtttaagacatccattggaatgtcaccttatcgtttagtgtttgtaaaggcatgtcaccttcctgttgagttagagcatcgagcctattgggctattaagaacttaaacttttcacttgacaaggcaggagctcaaagaaagctccagctcaatgagttggacgagattcgtagagatgcatacgatagtgctaaggagtataagaacaaaatgaaacttgtgcatgataggaatattttacgaaagtcattttctccaggtaaaaaagttcttctgtatgatactcgtttgcatctattgagattgagacaccagatagtagtagttcttcgaaggttaacggtcagcgattgaatctatttttagagccttttgctacaggtgatgttgaggaggtccctttgGAGGACCAtgttcacccaggtactatctttccgacttctctctttactatttcctcatgttatttatatttttggtactgttctttagttagaaacattgaggacaatgttagatttaagtttgggggtggggtagaactttttgttaccttttcgttgcaataaataaactccagagcctagaaatttatccctattaaggatggcactaaccaatctaagtggatggaagcattttggttgtaggaattGAGAACCAacctgactagatggaaacatctaaagagtctattcctAAAAGaacggagctcaggtgttagaaataacatgatagtttcaccatatctcgttgagtccttttcacttctgtttttattttgttttgtttttaaactatgtttctctaatttattaggtggggctcacgattcaagttgttaccagtgGTAGGGTGAAttaaagtgattgagatacaaaaaaaaaaaaaaaattcgaaaaaaaaagaatcgaaaaaaaaagaaagaaactgagaccagaccatcagaccaacttgaataaattcaataaagtcgaccactggaacccagttgtgttgacctagagttaggattatcgaccactggtacccttgtatatgccagtgtgttgatattagtcagactagtatctcagtccattaggataggttcattttggcggaggccttcagacagatatgagaaacaccgttcacctagtaaacatcaaaaccatctatgtttttctatatccatcttcttgatctatccatgtgattagttttgactccggatattgatgtccatagtgcgactatctgagtagagctctgtcacttcatatgaattttagtatgcttgagtgtgacctcgtgtacaacaattggaatttcgcatcaggatacttcctcccgtagtcaataagtatgccaaccaaggagattctttagttccttccaagatcctgtgtagatagctagggtctggagtataaaggttttgtgggtatacctctgttaagccctccggagacaacactcctccactagggacacctaggagtttaaaagcttattgcatacgctaaatgcaatcgacgatgcctacgaaagtgagttaggatttaatttctattttagttttgctcgaggactagcaaataataggtttcggggtaattgatagacacatttttgtgtctgatataatctcaattgtatatattgttagtgctcgattttgtatttattttggctttttatgtctttgtaggtgtttttggaaaaataagattttgcggcgaaattggctcgaaaagtgttttttgcgttcatgggaggacatttgctattcggactctcactttggataagtggtaacctaattactaaggagcatcccatttccaggaagctgctgatcgcacccctactctggataaggggcgaccatcttctacatttgaattataAGTTCTGGAGGGAAATATCTTGACAgtttctggcagatttagggttcttgatttgaaggagtttcaggtcgattaaacctatgattttc comes from Papaver somniferum cultivar HN1 chromosome 7, ASM357369v1, whole genome shotgun sequence and encodes:
- the LOC113294142 gene encoding probable E3 ubiquitin-protein ligase ARI8, which gives rise to MAKESIAKYTHYYERWADNHSSRVKAVEDLKKVQSVHNQILSKQGKTQLELQCITDAWKQIIECRRVLKWTYAYGYYLPEYEKTKKRLFEFLQGQAENELERLHGCGEKELQPYLDPINPLEDFNDFRKKIDRLTKDTKNHFENLVRGLENGLSEVDCERERAIEEYKREGRKYGFYNSDDEDEEFEVD